The genomic window GCAGTGCAGGCACCAATGGCGTCACAGGAGCTTGTGGATGCAAGAGCCTCTGCCGCTGATCACCCAGGAATGGAGGGTGCAGCGGTGCCCAGCGGTGGTAAAAACTGTCCAGTTCACGCCCCGTCCACAGACGATACAAAGCGGGGGTTTCGGAAAGGCTTGGGGAGGCACAATGACTATGTAAAGATCTCTGTGCCGGACTCCAAGCTCAACCGTTTGCCCATGGAGTGGTGGAAAACAGCAATCGCCTTCTTTTACGCTGGCTTTAACTTGGTCCTGACAACGGTTGTCATCACTGTAGTGCATGAGAGGGTCCCACCCAAAGAAAGCAGCCCACCTCTTCCTGACAAGTTTTTTGACTATATTGACAGGGTGAAGTGGGCGTTTACAGTCACAGAGATCAATGGCATGGTTCTGGTGTCAATATGGCTTATCCAGctgtttttcttcagatacaagtaAGAAGCTTTGTTACAACATATTTTTTCCAAGTagtatatttaacctcctaagacccagctatgggttttctgtccacatttatggacaagagtttcacaactttatacaagaaaaagaaaagaaaaaactctcCACCactaaggacattccataaaaattttaaaaactgcatctgaaaaaactgttgcatcatgatgtttccaatataggcacttatttaataaaaaaacaaaaaaagcttgtactttgctgacatttcctgggtctcaggaagttaacATAGCCCAAaacctatcctatcctatcctatcctatcctatcctatcctatcctatcctatcctatcctattcttttctattttgtCTATTTTCTGCAGTGCAGTTGATCTTATACGATTGCTGAACAGTAAAACCTAAAGTTTATTTGTGGCAATTCctgaaattgttttattttaaccAAGAGCATCATGAAATCAAATTTCTCACCAGACCAAATCCTAAATTTTGCAAGCACTTAAATTATCAAGTAGAATCTCAGATTGTTGTAGATTTGAGTTGTGTAAAGCATTTCTGAATTCACCCAGTTGTTGCTCTGATATTTTCCATTTCCAGGTCTATAGCATGCAGACGGTTCTTCTTTCTGATCGGGACCCTGTACCTGTACCGCTGTGTCACCATGTACATCACCACTCTGCCTGTACCTGGCATGCACATGACTTGTGCTCCTAAAGTGAGTAGATTCTATTATCAGAGCAGGCATCAGATGCCAGTGCTCAGCAGTGTTATCTTGTCCTCCCTCTGGGGCTTATTTTGCACTGCCACGCAAGAGCAGTAGCTATAAAAAAAAGCCATTCAGACTTATTTTTTTATTGCCGCTGGACACTGACAATATGGAGGTGCATCAGGTGTTtgatcaaaacacatttttacttttcagGGTTGTGCAGTGCAAAAGGATCAGAAGTTGGACAGTTTTATAGCTCTTTATTCCCAAGAATCTGAAATATTTGCACAGATTTTTAAATAGTATGTACTTGTAAGGGGTCACTAATCAAGTCAAGACATTACCATGTCTAAAGGTTATTATTTTCTCCATCCGTCTTCTCATCTTGAAATGCATCTTTATCCTCTTTCAAGTTTTATATTATGCTCCTTCTGAatccatgtttatttattttcacctcATTTATTTGTCCAAAATCTGTTTTCTATCAGCTGCATGGAGACTCTCAGGCAAAGATCCATCGAATTCTCCGGCTGATCTCAGGTGGGGGTTTGTCCATAACGGGCTCCCATCTCATGTGTGGAGACTTTCTGTACAGCGGACACACTGTGATGCTGACCCTCACCTACCTGTTCATCAAGGAGTGTAAGTATCAGCACAAACACTTGAATGGTTGCATGTTTAATCTATCTAGGGCTAATAGGATATGATAACCATCACTGGATGGATCAGTTTGGCTGAATGTTGAATATGTGAACAGCTGAATGTGTATTAAAAACACTCTGAATAGAACACAAATAGAATTTTTTGTAACTGTTTCCACTTGTCTTTTTTTCCTGCTCTCAAGACTCGCCAAGGTCATTCTGGTGGTACCATCTGATATGCTGGTTGCTGAGTGCTGTGGGTGTGGTGTGCATCTTGGTGGCACATGAGCACTACAGCGTGGATGTGGTTGTGGCCTATTTTATCACCTCCCGTCTCTTCTGGTGGTACCACACCATGGCCAACTTACAGGTTTGAACACAGGGTGACTGTTTGTGTGCCTGTGCTAGACtaaaagagagaaaatgaaagCATTCTGAACTAAAGGCTCCACTATAATTATACCTTGTTAAAAATGGCCACCTGAGTGAATGTGCTTGTAGGGTTTTTACCTGCCTGGTTATACATGGCTATATTTTTTACCCTCTGAAGTGCCAACCCAAATATCATTGCCGGAAaggtattatttatatttatatacttaCTGTAAGTATGTATTAAATATTTTTAGAACGTGTTCGGCCTCTGCTGGTATCGTTCCCAGGAAGACAGACTGGGTGGTAGGACTGGGTAAATTACTCCATCTAGTGGCCAAACTATAGATGTTCAATAATGATTTTGttactggaagaaaaaaaaacagatttgaccAAAATCTGACCCTAAACGGGTATGCTGATTAGAAAACTGAAATCAGAATTTCTCAAGCACATCAGGTTTTTGACTTATGCATAAGTTGATATACTATGTATCCACTGGCAATGCATCATACCAGTGTTTTGGTTTTGCAAATTCCGTGATCAAAATTCAGACGACATTGAACACCTGAAAGAAAAATTTGAACCCCCGCCCCCAAATTGGAGACCTCAATGATTATCCTGTTTTCACCTCAAAGCTCAGCTCTCTAAAGCAGCTTGGGATTAATTTGGGAAAGTGGTGCATCATTTTCTGGGCAAACACAGACCCCCCCATCCATTATGACCAGCTAGGACATGATAAAAATATATGAATGGATTACTTTCAAAACATCACTAAGAATTAATTTCTTCCACTTGCGCcttgattttttaatttatttttatttatttatttatttattttcttttacacCTACTTTGGGTGAAGGAAGTGATGATCACAGTGAATGATTTTATCCAGATATTTCTGAAATGAAAACAAGGCACTATTGGGCTTCAACCCACATATGATGGGCAATTATGGTGGGTTCTCACAGTGGGAAACAGTCACTACCACCAAGCATGAGAGAAAGTGTCTGAAATGTTCATGAACAATTTTTAACCAAGCTGATGGGCTCTGCTATTTTGATTTACTCTTTGTTAGCATGATGTTCATGTCTATAAGTAAATTTGACCTAGATTTAGAACATACTATCTTCAGACTGTGAATACACATTAAAGTGTGTTGTTGCACTAttggaaaaatttttttttttttttcttcctataaCTCAAAATCTTGATGTGCAGAAAGCACTCTGATTTCAGAACTGGACTCAATATTCTTGATCAGAGGTTTTTCATCACATTATGGATGTGGCTGTGGAACGTGCCGGTAGAAAAAGATGATTAGGGGAacagggtcagatggaagcaggTGATTTGTTGTGGGGAGCCCTaaaagaagtagtagtagtagtagtagtagtagtttttcctccaagaataaatgaaaaatgttttatttatcatCAGGTCTTATGGGATCATGCCTGGATACACAAGTTACACAAGTcaagtaaaaaagaaaattattacaGTGTGTGACAAACAAATGTGATTGAGATCTATTTGGATGAAAGCAGTATTGCTGAACTTTATTATACTGAAGAATGACTTTTTACTTTTTGTCAACAGACTCTTAAATGCTCGCCCAATAACTACCTCACCAACACCTGGTGGAATCCTCTGTTCAACTTCATGGAGAGGAACGTTCAAATTGCGGTGCCCTGCTCATACAACTGGCCTATCACCTGGCCTCCTGCCTGCCTTAAGAACCCCTGTAAGAAGTACTCCATGGTACAGAGCACAAGAGAGGAGTGACACCTTGGTACCCAGATGTCATTACCGGAAAATCCAAATAATTGGTGTTCTTTCATTCTGTCCTATCAACTCTTTTGGACAGGAACATAGGGATACCAGCTGTGTTGCTATGAAAGAAATAGATCAGCAAAAATGTGTCTAAGAATTATTCAAGACAAAATAAGtaagttttgtgtttgtgtgttctttaCCACTATGATTTATGTATGGGAAGTCGTTTGaagttgttgggtttttgttgtttgttttttttttttgtatgtttagcTTGTATTTGCTCACATTGAATTTCACACATAAACAGACCGTTTGTAGCAACTGACTTGAAGATCTGCTGCATTATTTGCAAGACTTGATTTAGGTCTTCTGCTGTAACCCTCTCATACTATGTGACAGGGTTTACCTCAATATGATGTTCTAAAGTCACAAGGTGCCTTAGTGTGCAATGTCAGTAGATGTACTAAAGCTGCCATTAGTTGTGTCATTaaattgtggggtttttttctttgttttttcatcattcaggttctttctattattattattattattattattattattgttattattattattattacattttgtattaattttagaAGCCTTGAAGTGTTTGGCTGTAGTCTCAACTCAACAACTGTATTAAAATCAAGTTATATTGAGATTGAAGTGTGTCTTTTGTTGGAATTAAATCAAGTCCACTCAAGTATGTCATTAAACTGTTGTATTCAGCTAAATCTGGGTGTTTTGTAGATTTGTAGTCATCTGTAGTTTATCAGGGCAAATATTAGTTTTCTTAGGGTATTTATGATGATGACgattattcttatttattattattattaattgtattattattaccatcattattattattattgttgttgttattattattaagattatTTTTATCAACCAAATTAAAGTTTACAGGTTATCagtagtagtaaaaaaaaaaaattttttaaaaaatacgacaaatataaatttacttttaatTTATAATAGAGTTGCATGGGGAAAATGTACTAAGGGCATGCATTTGTAGCCATCTCCAAtagcacaaaaaaaatattgtatcatttattttattccagCTGTAAATTATGTTCTAAATTTAAATATGTTTGTGTATCTTGTGTTTTATAATTAAAATAGCACATTTCATGGGCtattttttaaacaactttattaacaacatttgagtatgcagtacaaaattttaaacaaacatcaagacgtcaaaagagaaaaaccatttgaacatataagttaagaaaataatgcatagatttaaaaatacaaagcataaaatacagattataataaaaaaaagcaaataagtaaataaataaatctgacaaatataaataaataaatgcaacagagttcagtcagtattgaaaaattgtttataaatagccaatgtgttagtgctttttttttttttttttttttattattatatatgaattctacagatttaatataattttcaaattctaataggaagattttaaaatttgggcgtgttttagtatgtttttatgtatatgaaattttccaaataatatgaataaatttacaataaattctagattgttagtatcatgtttaaccctttcatgcatagtggtcactacagtggacagctattcaaagctgttatcttatatattcatggattttattgttttagttccatatcagccaataaagcAGATGTACCATtggtgtaactttgctgttcttgataaacctgatctgcagtatcaTGTTTGAGTATAAGTCaatttcttgttattgttattagactgtaattaactttttttttgtttaaacaaaaagttttttttttaatgtattatctccataaagtgagtaataactaatattagactatgttaaaatgtgacaaaacattaaaaaaaaataataataatttcatagttttcacacagaatattagtaaatacatgtttctttgctttaaaaatttaactcatggtgtccaactgagtggatatttttgcaattccatgaaaaatattttcatgaaaaaaattaaatcgctgttttttttttcggttttttttttccatgcctaaagaggaataaaaacactcaggaaaaaatcttgattgaggttttcataattcatgcatgaaagggttaaaataagtaattacattttgggatgttatatttatttttacaattcaTGGGCTAATTGTCcacacaaaaactacaattaccgTCATCATCACACCAACCAATCAGAGAAGGCTACGGTCCTGTCGACCAATCAGAAGTCAGTAGCGGTCCAACGTTGACATCTGCAGTTTCATAACAGAGGAAGAACATGACCGCGGTCGCATTAAAAAGCTACTTTGTCGTGTTGGCATattatttgtgatattaaaaccACCATTTAGAGAATGGGATAGAGAAGTTATCTCTCTTAAACACTGTTTAGTTTACTGTAACGCCATGTTTTCGCTATCATGTCTGGAGAATGTCTGGAGCATTGCGCTGTCTTGTGTAAACGTTGCATCTTTGCTAGTTTTTTTGACGTCGTATTGTTTACTTCATTTATATCGAAAACGACAGAAATTCGCAAATATTCCTCCAGGTCCGAAACCGTGGCCAGTAGTCGGAAACTTCGGCCACTTTCTTATTCCTCCTTTTGTACGGAGGAGGCTCGGACAGCAAGTAGACAACACCGGCAAGAGCGCAGTGTGTGTTTTAACGGAACAAGCCAAGGTTTATGGGAACGTGTACAGTCTGTTTGTGGGGAGTCATTTAATGGTTGTGCTTAACGGGTATGAGGTGCTCAGGGACGCTCTCTCAAATCACCCTGAGGTGTTCTCAGACAGACCAGATGTCCCTGCTATCACTCTCATGACCAAACGCAAAGGTAAGGACATTTCGCTGGTTTTACAAGCAGTTATATCTAAACCGAATGTAATCtgacatgaaaatacaggaaGGATGAATGGGAACTGGACAATAGTCTGTGGTGTAAAGAAGAAAATGAGAACTGTCTTATGGTTATTATCAGTTTCACTTCCTGAAGTAAGTTAACTAATacctcatttaacccataaagacccagtgctacttttatgtcagctcccaaaagattttttctctatatttaacctttcttaagtgatttatcaccatctattataatattatcctctatattttgcgttttgtcaataaaaatcaggtattttcgtacatttaattcactgatcatgtagctgttcataaaagctcatattaaagttgattgtcataatatcacaaacagagaaaaaagaagaaaacatgactttttcagcaaaatatatcattaactgaacataaaccaagtgtttccatccactgtcattgatccaactccatgggttttactggtgaatctatgttgtagaagatgacagtgtttccatgttcactacggagcctctgaacatccaaatgggtcatatctgatgaccatgaaaagatgacaaactttattttacaccaattatttacatgcattgataggattaggattagatctacaggttagatcagtagatggttttggtcactggtggctgtttgggtctgtatgggttaagcaAAAAACCTAGAAATTCAATTATGCTCTTCCTTCATGTACAACTGACTACAGGTTTATGTTAGATTGTTTTAATCTACATTATATTATGGAAActgaaacagtttttttcaacTTGTTTAAAGTCCCTGAATTTTTGAACTAAATTTAAGTTAAATTCAACTTAAAATCTAACTGCAAATTCAAATTCCCTTTTTACACACAGTAATGTAACTATATTTAGAAGTTGTTACAGTTTAACACATTCTTCCTTCAAGTGTGACTGTTTACAGGGTTGTTATGTTATAAAATACCTACATCGTGGAAACTGAATTTACACAGATATTTGGTTGAGTTAAAGTTAAATTTGGCTTATAAATACAGTgagttttaaaatgtttaaatcctGTCTTTGATGTCAAGGAACTGGTGTCAGAAACAGAGTACACAGTGTACCTGTGTATATATAGGTTGTTACAGTTTAACACAAGTTTAAACAAGCTGACCCAGCTTTGTCCCACAGTGTTGTATTTTTGTCGTTGTACATATATGTTTTGATGTCCTGACACATGAATCATCACTTTTTCTTTCAACTTAACTTCAGGAATTGTCTTTGCTCCATATGGGCCAGTGTGGAGAAAGCAGCGCAAGTTTTGCCACACAACACTCCGAAACTTCGGCTTTGGAAAGTTGAGTTTGGAGCCATGCGTCCTGCAGGGTCTGGCTGTAATCAAAACGGAGCTGCTGCGACTGAATGAGGAGGCTGGTGGTGATGGTGTGGACCTGGCCCCACTGATCACCAATGCTGTGTCAAACGTCATCTGCTCTCTGACCCTGGGTCAGCGCTTTCATCATGAAGACCGTGAATTCCGTACCTTGCTGAACCTGATGGGGCGGGGGCTGGAGATCTGTGTGAACAGTCCTGCAGTCCTCATTAACATCTTTCCTCTGCTTTACTATTTGCCATTTGGGATCTTCAAGGAGTTACGACAGGTGGAAAGAGACATCACAGTGTTTCTAAAGAACATTATTACAAGACACAGAGAAACATTAGATCCTGAAAACCCGAGGGATCTTATCGACATGTATTTATTAGAGATGTTGGCCCAACAAGCTGCTGGAGAGAAGGACAGTAGCTTCACAGAAGATTATCTTTTTTATATAATAGGAGATCTTTTTATAGCTGGGACTGATACCACCACTAATTCAGTTTTGTGGGTTCTGTTCTACATGGTCTTATATCCTGATA from Sphaeramia orbicularis chromosome 1, fSphaOr1.1, whole genome shotgun sequence includes these protein-coding regions:
- the sgms2a gene encoding phosphatidylcholine:ceramide cholinephosphotransferase 2; the encoded protein is MASQELVDARASAADHPGMEGAAVPSGGKNCPVHAPSTDDTKRGFRKGLGRHNDYVKISVPDSKLNRLPMEWWKTAIAFFYAGFNLVLTTVVITVVHERVPPKESSPPLPDKFFDYIDRVKWAFTVTEINGMVLVSIWLIQLFFFRYKSIACRRFFFLIGTLYLYRCVTMYITTLPVPGMHMTCAPKLHGDSQAKIHRILRLISGGGLSITGSHLMCGDFLYSGHTVMLTLTYLFIKEYSPRSFWWYHLICWLLSAVGVVCILVAHEHYSVDVVVAYFITSRLFWWYHTMANLQTLKCSPNNYLTNTWWNPLFNFMERNVQIAVPCSYNWPITWPPACLKNPCKKYSMVQSTREE
- the cyp2u1 gene encoding cytochrome P450 2U1 isoform X1 gives rise to the protein MFSLSCLENVWSIALSCVNVASLLVFLTSYCLLHLYRKRQKFANIPPGPKPWPVVGNFGHFLIPPFVRRRLGQQVDNTGKSAVCVLTEQAKVYGNVYSLFVGSHLMVVLNGYEVLRDALSNHPEVFSDRPDVPAITLMTKRKGIVFAPYGPVWRKQRKFCHTTLRNFGFGKLSLEPCVLQGLAVIKTELLRLNEEAGGDGVDLAPLITNAVSNVICSLTLGQRFHHEDREFRTLLNLMGRGLEICVNSPAVLINIFPLLYYLPFGIFKELRQVERDITVFLKNIITRHRETLDPENPRDLIDMYLLEMLAQQAAGEKDSSFTEDYLFYIIGDLFIAGTDTTTNSVLWVLFYMVLYPDIQDKVQAEIDKVVGKHQVPSMTHKGSLPFTEATIMEVQRLTVVVPLAIPHMTSETSKFRGYSIPKGTVIIPNLWSVHRDPTVWDDPDSFNPSRFLDSEGKLLRKECFMPFGIGRRVCMGEQLAKMELFLMVTSLLQAFTFRLPEGLPPPPLQGRFGLTLAPCHFTVCVNPRS
- the cyp2u1 gene encoding cytochrome P450 2U1 isoform X2, which produces MFSLSCLENVWSIALSCVNVASLLVFLTSYCLLHLYRKRQKFANIPPGPKPWPVVGNFGHFLIPPFVRRRLGQQVDNTGKSAVCVLTEQAKVYGNVYSLFVGSHLMVVLNGYEVLRDALSNHPEVFSDRPDVPAITLMTKRKGIVFAPYGPVWRKQRKFCHTTLRNFGFGKLSLEPCVLQGLAVIKTELLRLNEEAGGDGVDLAPLITNAVSNVICSLTLGQRFHHEDREFRTLLNLMGRGLEICVNSPAVLINIFPLLYYLPFGIFKELRQVERDITVFLKNIITRHRETLDPENPRDLIDMYLLEMLAQQAAGEKDSSFTEDYLFYIIGDLFIAGTDTTTNSVLWVLFYMVLYPDIQDKVQAEIDKVVGKHQVPSMTHKGSLPFTEATIMEVQRLTVVVPLAIPHMTSETSEFRGYSIPKGTVIIPNLWSVHRDPTVWDDPDSFNPSRFLDSEGKLLRKECFMPFGIGRRVCMGEQLAKMELFLMVTSLLQAFTFRLPEGLPPPPLQGRFGLTLAPCHFTVCVNPRS